TCAACGCGCGGTGCTTGATTCGCCGGTTAGCTTACCTTCGACAGAGGCTGCATCCGACTGGTAGGCATCGCTTTCTTCCACTTCCAACATGCGCTCGAACGAGCGCAGGGTCGAACGGAATCGCTCCACCATCATCAGACGTTGTTTCTGGAGATCTGCGAGACCACGTTGCATCTCGGAGAGACTCACCCGGGCCTGCCGGATAATTTCACTCGCCTTCAGTTCGGCTTCTTTGACGATCAAATCGGACTCGCGCTGCGCAGACCGTTTCACATCCTCGGCCAGCGTCTGGGCGGAAACCAGAGTATTCGACAACGTCGTTTCCGTGCGTCGCAGGTCGGTGACCTGCTGCTCGGTTGCAGTCAACTTTTCACGAAGCGCGCTGTTCTCTCGATTCAAGTTCTCAACGGTCAATGCCAGCTCCTCGAGGAACCGGTTCACTTCGTCCCGGTCATAACCCCGGAACTTGACCTGGAAGACCATCTGCTGAATGTCGATGGGAGTGATTTTCATGCGACACCTCTTGCCCGACGGTTAATGCATCCGCACGGCGAAATCCCGTAACGATTGAACCACGGCATATTGCAAAAAGACAAGGATCAGAATCGCGATCATCGGCGACAGATCCATGCCCATGCGCCATCCGACCAGCCGACGGATCGGCGTGAGCACCGGCTCCGTCGCGCGCTCCAAAAACTGCACGATCGGGTTCCACGGGTCCGGATTGACCCACGAAATCAACGCGCGGGCGATGATGACCCACATGTACAGCCACAAGACCGTATCCAGCACCGTGGCCGTTCCTTGCAGCACATTGCTCAAGACAAACATCAGCGTCCCAACTCCTGTGAACGTTTCGTGGCCGCTTCGACGGCCGCCATCAGACAGCTCCGCAGCCCTCCAGCCTCCAGCTGGTACAACCCGGCGATCGTGGTACCTCCCGGCGACGCCACCTGATCCTTCAACCGGGCCGGATGTTCTCCGCGCTCCAAAACCATTCTTGCGGCACCTAAAACCGTCTGCGCGGCCAGGAGTTCAGCGGTCGCACGCGGCAATCCCATCCGGACGCCGCCGTCGGCCAAGGCTTCAATGGCGACGAATACATAGGCAGGGCCGCTTCCGCTCAGGCCGGTCACGGCATCCATGAGTCGTTCCTCAACCGAGACGACCGACCCGACCGCCTCAAACAATGTCCGCACCGCGACCAGATCGTCAGATCGGAGGTCGGGCGGACTGGTCAACGCCGTCACTCCTTCCCGCACCAAAGCCGGCGTGTTAGGCATCGCCCGGATGATGCCTCTGGGCGTCACGATCCGCTCGCTGATCCAGGCGGTCGTCACACCGGCGGCAATGGAAACCACCAATTTCCCGGCACAGGCCTGCCCCGCATCACTGAGCACCGCCGGCATCGCCTGCGGTTTCACTGCCAGGACCACCAGATCGGCCTCCCGAACAGCCTTCGCATTCTCATCGCCGACACGAATGCCGAACCGCGATTTCAATACATCGCGACGCGCGGCGACCGGGTCCGTCGCGCAAATCGATGCCGGCTCACAGGCACCCGCAGCCAGGAGTCCGCCGATCAGCGCCTCCGCCATTTGCCCACCGCCGAGGAATGCAATCGGTTGTGTCAGCATCGGTTTACTCACCTCGCGCTCCGAAAATCGCCGTTCCGACTCGCACGTACGTCGCCCCTTCCTCGATGGCAACGGGATAGTCGTGCGACATGCCCATCGAGAGCTCCTGCATATTAATGTTCCTGTACCCCCGCGCTGTCAATGCCTGAGCGAGGGTCCGGAGTTGTCGAAAGTAGGGACGCGCGTCTTCAGCCGTCGGAGTGGGTGGGGGAATGGCCATGAGGCCGCGAATATCCAGATGTTCGAGCCCGTTCAGGGATTCCAGGGCCGCCACCAGTGTCGTGGGCTCAAATCCTCCCTTGCTGGCTTCTCCACCAAGATTTACTTCCAACAGAACACGTTGCCGCAGCCGTGCAACCTTCGCCTGCCGGTCGATCTCTTCCGCCAGGGCAAGGCTGTCCACGGAATGAATCGTCTCAAATCGCCCGACGACCGACTTCACCTTGCGCCGTTGGAGGGTCCCGATAAAGTGCCACACGACCCCTTCGCGCTCCAACGCGTCGATTTTCGGCAAGGCTTCCTGAACGCGATTCTCTCCCAGGTGCCGAAGGCCCGCGTCCACCGCCTGACGCAGCCGTTCAACGGACACGGTCTTGGACGCGGCAATGAGACGAACAGAGCCTGGCAGGCGCCCCGCACGAGCGGTCGCACGTTGTATTTCGTCGAGCACTGATCGAACCCGACCCGCAATCGTCCCCAGGTCTGCATTCATCCTGCCGCCCTGCAGCTTGCTCCATGTTCTCTGTCACCCCATGTCGCCCCTGAGCAGGTGATTCGAGAAGTACCGGATATCACATCGATCGGGTATCGATCTCAAACCGACCGTCTGGGCACGAGGGCAATCCCGCTGACCATCGTGGCCTTCACCACCCCGTCGCGACGATAACTATAAAACCGCTCGGGCTGACAGATGGTACAGGCATCGACCGTTGCGACCCGCTCTGCGGCCAGTCCGTCAGCCAGCGCTTGCCGGCGCACAAAGGCGCGCAGATCCAGATGCGCCTTCTGGCTGCTCACCGGTTTCACGACTGATTGCCATTCGGGAAAAACCTCCCGCAGTCGCGCAAGGACCGGCTCATCCACTTCGTAACAGCAGGGACCGGCAGAAGGACCGATCGCCATCTGCAGCCGATCCACAGTCGCCCCGAACCGGCTCACCATCAAGGCCACCGTCTTCGGCACAATACCGGCCACCGCACCTCGCCAGCCTGCATGGATCGCCGCAACCACTCGTCGCTCTGGATCGTGCAGCAGCACCGGCACACAATCCGCGGTCCGCACAGTGACCATCACGCCGGGCTGGTCAGTCACTAACGCGTCCCAGCCTCCTTCGAAGGCGTCGCCCTGCTCGACCGGCCGATCGACGATCAGCGCATCCGTCCCGTGAACCTGTTTGACGGACAGGATCACGCTCGCGCCTCGTTCGCGATGCGGAGCCCCTGGCACAGCGGCACGACCCGGCGTCACCGAGACGGACGACAACCGGGTGCCGAAAAAATGTTCCACCCCATCCGTGGCCGTCGTAAACGACGGCGCCGTGATGATCTCTGACGCCATCCCGATTTCAATCCTCGCAGTGACCGATACCGCTTCGTGCTCAGTCGGCCTGCTTGCGCAGAAACGTCGGCACATCCCATTCATCGTCGCCGACCACCGCGATCCGCTCCACGGCTTCGCGGGTCTCGCCCATGCGGCGAAGGAAGGTCGGACGATCCAAGTCCTTATGGGGGCGATCCGATCCTGTCGCATGCACGCCGGTCAGCACCTGTTGCGCCGGGCGGCCGTTGGGAGTCCGTGCCGCAGGGCGTTCCGCCGCGACGGCCGGTCGCGCAGTCGCTTGTTCTTCGCGCTCGAAGCCGGTCGCAATCACGGTCACGATCAGATCATCGCCGATCTCAGGATTGATGACCTGTCCGACGATGATGTTCGCTTCGGCATCCGCCGCATGCTGAACGATCGAGGCCGCTTCTTCCACTTCATGCAGCGACATATTCGGGCCGCCCGTGATATTCAGCAGCACTCCACGGGCACCTTCGACACTGCCCTCTTCCAACAAGGGACTGCAAATCGCCTTCTGCGCCGCTTCCTGCGCCCGGTTGGCGCCGCGTCCGATGCCCATACCCATGACTGCGCGTCCCGTGTGCGCCATGATCGTCCGCACATCGGCGAAATCGACGTTGACCAACCCGATGGTCGTAATCACGTCCGCAATGCCCTGGATCGCCTGACGCAGCACATCGTCCGCCACCTTGAACGCATCCAGCAACGGGGTGGCCTTGTCCACGATTCCCAGCAACCGTTGATTCGGGATAATCAGGAGCGTATCGACATGCCTCCCGAGATCGCGAATGCCTTCCTCGGCGTGGCTCATCCGCCGGTGTCCTTCATACTGGAAGGGCTTGGTCACAACTGCGACGGTCAGGATGCCCAGTTCACGCGCGATACTGGCCACGATCGGAGCCGCGCCTGTCCCGGTGCCGCCGCCCATTCCGGCGGTGACAAACACCATGTCGGCGCCGACCAGACTCTCGCGAATCTCGTCTTTGCTTTCCAACGCGGCGTCGCGTCCCACTTCAGGCTTGGCACCGGCGCCGAGGCCGCGAGTCCGCTCCGGCCCGATCTGAATCTTATACGACGCCTGAGACCGCTCGAGCGCCTGCACATCCGTATTCGCGGCCACGAAATCGACCCGGCACAATCCGCCGGTGATCATCGTATTGACGGCGTTGCACCCCGCTCCTCCGACACCGATCACTTTGATGCGAACGGGCGATTGCGGCTCCTCTTGAAATGAAAACATCGTGGCACCTCCCTTGACGATGGCGCGGACGTGGTCTTAAGCCGTCCGCAAAAGTTAGAAAAACTCGAACATCCACGATCGCATGCGATCGAACACTTTCCCCAACCCTTTGCCGTGACGGATGCCGGCAGCCTCCAAGTTGTCGGCATGTTGACGTGCATGCAACAACAGCCCGACACCGGTCGCGTGCATCGGGTTGCTGACGATATCGCGCAGCCCACCGATGCCCGTCGGCATGCCGCGTCGAGCGGGCAGATTCAGCCCTCGCTCCGCAGCATCCGGCATCCCTTCCAATAATGAGGTCCCGCCCGTGATCACCACGCCGGCACCGAGCATGCCTTCATAGCCGGCTCGTACGATTTCGCGTTTCACCAGATCGAACATTTCCTCGACGCGCGGCTCGAGAATCTCCGCGATATCACGGCGCGTGAATTGCCGCGGCGGCCGATCGCCGACCGACGGCACTTCCACCATTTGATGCCCATGCACCAGCTCTGTGCGGGCAATGCCATGCTGCACTTTGATTTTCTCGGCGTCGGTTTGCGAGGTGAGCAGACCGATAGCCAGATCTTTGGTCAAATTCTGGCCGCCGATCGGGAGCACCGCCGTGTGGCGGATGCTGCCGTCGAGGAAGATCGCCAGGTCGGTCGTGCCGCCGCCCAGATCCACCATGGCGACTCCCAACTCCCGCTCTTCGGCGCTCAGGACGGCTTCGCTTGACGCGAGGGGCTGCAGGATAATGTCCACGACGTCGAGCCCGGCCCGGTTCACACTCTTGATGATGTTTTGCGCCGACGTTACCGCGCCGGTGATGACATGGACGTTGACCTCCAGCCGGTTGCCGGACATGCCCAGGGGCTCGCGCACGCCTTCCTGATCGTCGACCATGAATTCGCGCGGTAACACGTGCAAGATGCGGCGCTCGTGAGGAATCACGGCAAGAGTTCGCGCACTCTCCACCGCACGGCTGATGTCGTCGCGCGTGACTTCCTGTTTCTTGAGGGCCACGACGCCCTTGAGGTTTTCTCCTGAGATATGACTACCGGCGATGCCCGTATAGACCGAATTGATCTGCACGGCCGCCATGAGCTCCGCTTCCTCAACCGCCTTCTTGATCGACTCCACCGTACTCTCGATATTGACCACCACACCCTTGCGAAGCCCGCGCGAGGGGCAGGAGCCGACGCCGATGATATTCAGCGGGCCCTCCTCCGGCACTTCGGCGACAATCGCACAGATCTTGGTGGTCCCGATGTCGAGTCCGACCAGGATATGATCCCGCTTAGACACTCGGCTCACCCCCTTCCCCGAACAATGACGCGGTCGGCAAAGCGAAGATCGATTTCATTCGCCCTGGCGCCCTCGCCGTCAAAGGCCACATCACGCAGTGCGGGCCGCATTTTGAGAAACCGGTACCATTGCTGATTCATCGACGACTCACTGAATTGAAACGTCACACCCTGAACCTCGACTACCAGATTATTGAGATTCCCCACATTGATATCCGGCCGTCCTCCGGTCGTCTGTCCGACCATGCGGGCCAGAGCCGCGCCGACCTGCACGGGGCGACGATCGTCCGGTTTTCCCTGCACCAGCCGCTTGCCGTCGACACCGGACAACATCGGTAGGGTCGGATCATCCGCCGACCCGAGATGCGCCAGCAAGAACCCGTCCGAATCGGCCAGGAGATTCTCCGACAGCGTGCGTACCACGACCGCAGGTTCCCGCTCAACGATGTCGATATGAATTTCATGTAAGGGCTTCAGCACCACCGTCGCATCCTTGATCCAGGGATGGGTCTTGATCCGGTCGGCCAACCAGGACGGGTTAATGGAGTAGAGCGCGGTATCAGGCTTCAACGCCAATCTCCCGATCACTTCTTTCCTCGTCACATGGTGCAACCCGCTCACCGACACGGAGCGCACCAGAAACCATTCCCGCGTCAGAGGTCCCACTTCCCGCGCCAGGACGAACAACCCGGAACAACCGCCGACCAGCACAGTCACCGTGGCCACCACCCGCAAGGTAATCAGCAGGCCCCGCCCCAGCCTGGACCAATACCCGCCCGTCTCACCGGTCCGATGGCGGCCCAGCGCGGATTCCGAACGGGCATTCGCCCGCGGGTTCACTTTCACCGGGCGTACCTTGCGCCACCGCAGCGACATCGCTACC
The Nitrospira sp. DNA segment above includes these coding regions:
- the ftsA gene encoding cell division protein FtsA, with product MSKRDHILVGLDIGTTKICAIVAEVPEEGPLNIIGVGSCPSRGLRKGVVVNIESTVESIKKAVEEAELMAAVQINSVYTGIAGSHISGENLKGVVALKKQEVTRDDISRAVESARTLAVIPHERRILHVLPREFMVDDQEGVREPLGMSGNRLEVNVHVITGAVTSAQNIIKSVNRAGLDVVDIILQPLASSEAVLSAEERELGVAMVDLGGGTTDLAIFLDGSIRHTAVLPIGGQNLTKDLAIGLLTSQTDAEKIKVQHGIARTELVHGHQMVEVPSVGDRPPRQFTRRDIAEILEPRVEEMFDLVKREIVRAGYEGMLGAGVVITGGTSLLEGMPDAAERGLNLPARRGMPTGIGGLRDIVSNPMHATGVGLLLHARQHADNLEAAGIRHGKGLGKVFDRMRSWMFEFF
- the pgeF gene encoding peptidoglycan editing factor PgeF, with the protein product MASEIITAPSFTTATDGVEHFFGTRLSSVSVTPGRAAVPGAPHRERGASVILSVKQVHGTDALIVDRPVEQGDAFEGGWDALVTDQPGVMVTVRTADCVPVLLHDPERRVVAAIHAGWRGAVAGIVPKTVALMVSRFGATVDRLQMAIGPSAGPCCYEVDEPVLARLREVFPEWQSVVKPVSSQKAHLDLRAFVRRQALADGLAAERVATVDACTICQPERFYSYRRDGVVKATMVSGIALVPRRSV
- a CDS encoding DivIVA domain-containing protein; translation: MKITPIDIQQMVFQVKFRGYDRDEVNRFLEELALTVENLNRENSALREKLTATEQQVTDLRRTETTLSNTLVSAQTLAEDVKRSAQRESDLIVKEAELKASEIIRQARVSLSEMQRGLADLQKQRLMMVERFRSTLRSFERMLEVEESDAYQSDAASVEGKLTGESSTAR
- the ftsZ gene encoding cell division protein FtsZ, whose protein sequence is MFSFQEEPQSPVRIKVIGVGGAGCNAVNTMITGGLCRVDFVAANTDVQALERSQASYKIQIGPERTRGLGAGAKPEVGRDAALESKDEIRESLVGADMVFVTAGMGGGTGTGAAPIVASIARELGILTVAVVTKPFQYEGHRRMSHAEEGIRDLGRHVDTLLIIPNQRLLGIVDKATPLLDAFKVADDVLRQAIQGIADVITTIGLVNVDFADVRTIMAHTGRAVMGMGIGRGANRAQEAAQKAICSPLLEEGSVEGARGVLLNITGGPNMSLHEVEEAASIVQHAADAEANIIVGQVINPEIGDDLIVTVIATGFEREEQATARPAVAAERPAARTPNGRPAQQVLTGVHATGSDRPHKDLDRPTFLRRMGETREAVERIAVVGDDEWDVPTFLRKQAD
- the proC gene encoding pyrroline-5-carboxylate reductase, which translates into the protein MLTQPIAFLGGGQMAEALIGGLLAAGACEPASICATDPVAARRDVLKSRFGIRVGDENAKAVREADLVVLAVKPQAMPAVLSDAGQACAGKLVVSIAAGVTTAWISERIVTPRGIIRAMPNTPALVREGVTALTSPPDLRSDDLVAVRTLFEAVGSVVSVEERLMDAVTGLSGSGPAYVFVAIEALADGGVRMGLPRATAELLAAQTVLGAARMVLERGEHPARLKDQVASPGGTTIAGLYQLEAGGLRSCLMAAVEAATKRSQELGR
- a CDS encoding FtsQ-type POTRA domain-containing protein is translated as MSLRWRKVRPVKVNPRANARSESALGRHRTGETGGYWSRLGRGLLITLRVVATVTVLVGGCSGLFVLAREVGPLTREWFLVRSVSVSGLHHVTRKEVIGRLALKPDTALYSINPSWLADRIKTHPWIKDATVVLKPLHEIHIDIVEREPAVVVRTLSENLLADSDGFLLAHLGSADDPTLPMLSGVDGKRLVQGKPDDRRPVQVGAALARMVGQTTGGRPDINVGNLNNLVVEVQGVTFQFSESSMNQQWYRFLKMRPALRDVAFDGEGARANEIDLRFADRVIVRGRG
- a CDS encoding YggT family protein, which translates into the protein MFVLSNVLQGTATVLDTVLWLYMWVIIARALISWVNPDPWNPIVQFLERATEPVLTPIRRLVGWRMGMDLSPMIAILILVFLQYAVVQSLRDFAVRMH
- a CDS encoding YggS family pyridoxal phosphate-dependent enzyme; the protein is MNADLGTIAGRVRSVLDEIQRATARAGRLPGSVRLIAASKTVSVERLRQAVDAGLRHLGENRVQEALPKIDALEREGVVWHFIGTLQRRKVKSVVGRFETIHSVDSLALAEEIDRQAKVARLRQRVLLEVNLGGEASKGGFEPTTLVAALESLNGLEHLDIRGLMAIPPPTPTAEDARPYFRQLRTLAQALTARGYRNINMQELSMGMSHDYPVAIEEGATYVRVGTAIFGARGE